One segment of Streptomyces sp. YIM 121038 DNA contains the following:
- a CDS encoding MGMT family protein gives MSEESAAVPELPEYAERVLEVAEMIPPGRVMTYGDVAEWLEEGGPRQVGRVMALYGGAVPWWRVVRADGALLPGHELRALEAYRAEGTPLRQAGRATQGHVPRIDMRRARWDGGAAADGPGERPQAPEGHI, from the coding sequence ATGAGCGAGGAGAGCGCAGCGGTACCGGAGCTTCCGGAGTACGCGGAACGCGTCCTGGAAGTGGCGGAAATGATTCCCCCGGGCCGGGTGATGACGTACGGAGACGTCGCCGAATGGCTGGAGGAGGGCGGCCCCCGCCAGGTCGGCCGGGTGATGGCCCTCTACGGAGGCGCGGTGCCGTGGTGGCGCGTGGTCCGCGCCGACGGCGCCCTGCTGCCCGGACACGAACTGCGCGCCCTGGAGGCCTACCGCGCGGAGGGCACGCCCCTGCGACAGGCGGGCCGGGCGACACAGGGACACGTGCCGCGCATCGACATGCGCCGGGCGCGCTGGGACGGCGGGGCCGCCGCCGACGGACCGGGCGAGCGGCCGCAGGCTCCGGAAGGTCACATCTGA
- a CDS encoding ATP-dependent DNA helicase, translating into MSSTSSARHARHPSYQQVRQGATGAYRLVRTPPVAADPPELDARQRAVVDHDGGPLLVLAGPGTGKTTTLVESVAARVAKGTDPERVLVLTFSRKAAVELRDRMAHRIGAADAPQATTFHSFCYALVRAHQDADLFVEPLRLLSGPEQDVAVRELLAGQLGLGEEGLARVRWPDELRACLTTRGFADEVRAVLARSRELGLGPDALDAFARRSGRPDWRAAAAFLAEYLDVLDLQGVLDYAELVHRAVLLAHRPEVARALVAQYDAVFVDEYQDTDPSQVRLLHALADGGRDLVAFGDPDQSIYTFRGADVNGILRFPSDFPRADGTPAPVEVLTTSRRSGAGLLAATRLLARRMPLTRLPAEKVRAHRDLAAVRDGGRVDVLTFPTAGTEIDNIADVLRRAHLEDGVPWSEMAVLVRAGARTLPSFRRALTAAGVPLDIDGDDIPLRHEPAVTALLTALRAVATAEAEGQARPGAAGDDGPAAPQVTPAWLGTETALALLTSPLAGMDAADLRRLGRALREEERAAGNHLPPPSDELLARALAEPERLVAHDPSYAKGAQRLGELIGRARACLAGGGTAEQALWELWDGTPWPRRLERAARRGGAAGRNADRDLDAVCALFATAARAEERTGGRGALNFLEEIEAQDIAADTLTRRAVRPDAVRLMTAHRSKGLQWRLVVVAGVQEGLWPDLRRRGSLLEADRIGRDGIAEPLTPGALLSEERRLFYVAATRARERLVVTAVKAPADDGDQPSRFLTELGVEPKDVTGRPRRPLSVSALVAELRATTVDPHASDALREAAAHRLARLAGLSDTDGRPLVPSAHPSRWWGMHEPTAGTAPLRDRDKPVTLSGSALDQLANTCALQWFLGREVKADAPATAAQGFGNVVHVLADEVASGHTPADLDVLMERLESVWDALAFDAPWKSDQEKEHARVALERFLQWHISGAHAGRTPVASEHGFDVTLEAGPYEVRVRGSMDRVERDADGRAYVVDFKTGKQAPSAADVARHPQLAVYQLALREGAADDAFGGTRPEAGGAELVHLRQGAAKKDGGDTLPKVQSQQPLESGDDGDWVGDLLATAAGKVLDERFTPATGQHCTHCAFRTSCSALPEGRQVVE; encoded by the coding sequence GTGAGCTCCACTTCCTCCGCACGGCACGCGCGGCACCCCTCGTACCAGCAGGTACGGCAGGGGGCCACGGGCGCCTACCGACTGGTGCGTACCCCGCCGGTCGCCGCGGACCCCCCTGAACTGGACGCACGCCAGCGCGCCGTGGTTGACCACGACGGCGGTCCGCTGCTCGTTCTCGCAGGTCCGGGCACCGGCAAGACCACGACCCTGGTCGAGTCGGTCGCCGCCCGCGTGGCCAAGGGCACCGACCCCGAGCGCGTCCTGGTACTCACCTTCAGCCGCAAGGCCGCGGTGGAGCTGCGCGACCGCATGGCCCACCGGATAGGCGCCGCCGACGCCCCGCAGGCCACCACCTTCCACTCCTTCTGCTACGCCCTGGTCCGCGCCCACCAGGACGCCGACCTGTTCGTCGAACCGCTGCGCCTGCTCTCCGGACCCGAGCAGGACGTCGCCGTCCGCGAGCTCCTCGCCGGGCAGCTCGGCCTCGGCGAGGAAGGCCTCGCCCGGGTCCGCTGGCCCGACGAACTGCGCGCCTGTCTGACCACGCGCGGCTTCGCCGACGAGGTCCGCGCCGTCCTCGCCCGCAGCCGCGAGCTGGGCCTCGGCCCCGACGCCCTCGACGCCTTCGCCCGCCGCAGCGGACGCCCCGACTGGCGCGCCGCGGCCGCGTTCCTCGCCGAGTACCTCGACGTCCTCGACCTCCAAGGAGTGCTCGACTACGCCGAACTGGTGCACCGCGCGGTGCTGCTCGCCCACCGGCCCGAGGTGGCGCGGGCCCTCGTCGCGCAGTACGACGCCGTGTTCGTGGACGAGTACCAGGACACCGACCCCTCCCAGGTGCGCCTCCTGCACGCCCTCGCCGACGGCGGCCGCGACCTCGTCGCCTTCGGAGACCCCGACCAGTCGATCTACACCTTCCGGGGCGCCGACGTGAACGGCATCCTCCGGTTCCCGTCCGACTTCCCGCGCGCGGACGGCACCCCGGCACCGGTCGAGGTCCTGACGACGTCCCGCCGCTCCGGCGCCGGACTCCTCGCGGCCACCCGGCTCCTCGCCCGGCGCATGCCGCTGACCCGGCTGCCCGCCGAGAAGGTGCGCGCCCACCGCGACCTCGCCGCCGTCAGGGACGGCGGGCGCGTGGACGTCCTCACCTTCCCCACGGCCGGTACGGAGATCGACAACATCGCGGACGTCCTGCGCCGCGCGCACCTGGAGGACGGCGTCCCCTGGAGCGAGATGGCCGTACTCGTGCGCGCGGGCGCCCGCACCCTGCCCTCCTTCCGCCGCGCCCTCACCGCCGCGGGCGTCCCCCTGGACATAGACGGCGACGACATCCCCCTGCGCCACGAACCGGCCGTGACGGCGCTCCTGACGGCCTTGCGGGCGGTGGCCACGGCGGAGGCCGAGGGCCAGGCGCGCCCAGGGGCCGCCGGGGACGACGGCCCGGCCGCCCCCCAGGTCACCCCCGCCTGGCTCGGCACCGAGACCGCCCTCGCCCTGCTCACCTCGCCGCTCGCGGGCATGGACGCCGCCGACCTGCGCCGCCTCGGCCGCGCCCTGCGCGAGGAGGAGCGCGCCGCGGGCAACCACCTGCCGCCGCCCTCCGACGAACTGCTCGCCCGCGCCCTCGCCGAACCGGAGCGGCTCGTCGCGCACGACCCCTCGTACGCGAAGGGCGCCCAGCGCCTCGGCGAGCTCATCGGCCGGGCCCGCGCGTGCCTCGCGGGCGGCGGCACCGCCGAGCAGGCGCTGTGGGAGCTGTGGGACGGCACCCCCTGGCCGCGCCGCCTGGAGCGCGCCGCCCGGCGCGGCGGCGCGGCGGGCCGCAACGCCGACCGCGACCTCGACGCGGTGTGCGCCCTGTTCGCCACCGCGGCCCGCGCCGAGGAGCGCACCGGCGGCCGGGGCGCCCTGAACTTCCTGGAGGAGATCGAGGCCCAGGACATCGCCGCCGACACGCTCACCCGCCGCGCCGTGCGCCCCGACGCCGTACGCCTCATGACGGCACACCGCTCCAAGGGCCTGCAGTGGCGGCTCGTCGTCGTCGCGGGCGTCCAGGAGGGGCTCTGGCCCGACCTGCGCCGCCGCGGCTCCCTCCTGGAGGCCGACCGCATCGGGCGCGACGGCATCGCCGAACCCCTCACCCCCGGAGCGCTGCTCTCCGAAGAGCGCCGCCTGTTCTACGTCGCCGCCACCCGCGCGCGTGAACGCCTGGTCGTCACCGCCGTCAAGGCGCCCGCCGACGACGGCGACCAGCCGTCCCGCTTCCTCACCGAACTCGGCGTCGAACCCAAGGACGTCACGGGCCGCCCGCGCCGCCCCCTGTCGGTCTCCGCCCTGGTCGCGGAGTTGCGCGCCACGACCGTCGACCCGCACGCGTCGGACGCCCTGCGCGAGGCCGCGGCCCACCGCCTGGCCCGCCTCGCCGGGCTCTCCGACACCGACGGCCGCCCCCTCGTGCCCTCCGCGCACCCCTCCCGCTGGTGGGGCATGCACGAGCCCACGGCCGGCACGGCACCCCTACGGGACCGCGACAAGCCGGTCACCCTCTCCGGCAGCGCCCTGGACCAGCTCGCCAACACCTGCGCCCTGCAGTGGTTCCTGGGCCGCGAGGTGAAGGCGGACGCGCCCGCGACCGCCGCCCAGGGCTTCGGCAACGTCGTCCACGTCCTGGCCGACGAGGTCGCCTCCGGACACACGCCCGCCGACCTCGACGTCCTCATGGAACGCCTCGAATCGGTGTGGGACGCCCTCGCCTTCGACGCCCCCTGGAAGTCCGACCAGGAGAAGGAGCACGCGCGCGTAGCGCTCGAACGGTTCCTCCAGTGGCACATCAGCGGCGCCCACGCGGGCCGCACCCCCGTAGCCAGCGAGCACGGCTTCGACGTGACCCTGGAAGCGGGCCCCTACGAAGTACGCGTGCGCGGCTCCATGGACCGCGTCGAACGCGACGCGGACGGCCGCGCCTACGTAGTGGACTTCAAGACCGGCAAACAGGCCCCCAGCGCCGCCGACGTCGCCCGCCACCCCCAGCTGGCCGTCTACCAGCTCGCGCTGCGCGAAGGCGCGGCCGACGACGCCTTCGGCGGCACCCGCCCCGAGGCGGGCGGCGCGGAGCTGGTGCACCTGCGCCAGGGCGCCGCCAAGAAGGACGGCGGCGACACCCTGCCGAAGGTCCAGTCGCAGCAGCCCCTGGAGAGCGGCGACGACGGCGACTGGGTCGGCGACCTCCTCGCCACCGCCGCGGGCAAGGTCCTCGACGAACGCTTCACCCCCGCAACGGGCCAGCACTGCACCCACTGCGCCTTCCGCACCTCCTGCAGCGCCCTCCCGGAGGGCCGCCAGGTCGTGGAGTGA